The sequence below is a genomic window from Leptospira ryugenii.
GGTGAAGACGTTACTGGAATTGCAGGTGCGATCATGTTTGACAATGAAGGTAAAACTTATGTTAGAGTTAATGGACGTATGTTGGATGTAACTAAATTAAACTTAATATCGGATCCAGAGCTATTAAAAATGCAACAAGCGGAAATGAGAACCCAACCAGCTCTGCCCTTACAACAAGCAGTGCCAAATAATACGATAAGTAAACAAGAAGCATATAAGGAATAATTTAAAAAGGTCGATATAAAAAAAGAGGGATAAATTTATGATGAGATCACTATACTCCGGAGTATCCGGTTTAAAAAACCACCAAGTTCGAATGGATGTAATTGGTAACAATATTTCTAACGTTAACACCCATGGATTCAAAACGGAAAGAGTTACCTTTCAAGACATGATCTCTCAAGAGTTACAAGGTGCCTCGGAACCAAAAGAAAACATTGGAGGAACGAACCCAAAACAAGTAGGACTCGGTTCACTCATTGCTGCTATCGACAAAATTATGACCCAAGGCGCCCTCCAAACAACAGGAAAAAATACGGATATTGCGATCTCCGGGGAAGGTTTCTTCATAGTCAAAGACGGTGACAAATCTTTTTATACTCGTGCCGGTGCATTCAACGTAGACAAGAATGGTTATTACGTAAATCCTGCAAATGGCTTAAAAGTCCAAGGTTGGAATTCTCGACTGGATGATACAGGAAATAAATACATCAATTCTGCAGGTTCGATTGAAGACATCGTTATCCCTCTTTATTCAAAAGAGCCTGCGCGTGCTACTCAAAATGTTGACTTCCAATCCAACTTAAATGCAAGCGTAGCAGCCGTTCCCCCAGATGCTACCGAGGAAGATATCAAACGTTATATCAATGATCCAGATCCAAGACAGAGGAGAGGCCATGTAACAAGCATCAATGTCTATGATGAACAAGGTAATACTCGTCAGTTGGGTGTAGAATTTTATAAAGTTCGAGACAATGTTTGGAAAATGCGAATGAACCTCGAAGAGGGAAGTCAACTTTCCGTGGATGTTGTAGGCACTGGTGGAGAAAATACACAAGTTTCTGGAAATACAGAACTAGAAGTTTCCTTTACACCTGATGGAAAGATTATCTCTGTTTCCGACGGAGTGGATTCTCAAACGACTGGAAAACTTCAGGCAAAAGTTTCCTTCCGTCTTCCCGGTAACCCTACCCAACAAACTTTTAGTTTGAATTTAGGTGAAGCAGGACTTGTGGGTGGCATCACTCAGTTCTCTTCTGATTTTACTACCAAAGCGGTCAAACAAGATGGATACGCGATGGGTTATATGGAATCTTTTTCCATAGACAATACGGGAACCATTACAGGAGTTTTTTCCAATGGTGTTCGCCAGCCTTTAGCAAGGATCGCTCTTGCCAATTTTACAAACCCTGCGGGACTTAATAAAGAGGGCGATACGATGTATAGCTTTTCTATGAACTCGGGGGAAGCAAATATAGGCGAGGCTGGTTCGCAAGGAAGAGGAAAGATCAACGCTGGGCTTTTAGAAATGTCAAACGTTGACCTGTCCGATCAGTTTACCGATATGATTGTGACGCAAAGAGGGTTCCAGGCCAACTCAAGAACCATCGTAACCTCAGACCAAATGATCCAAGAAGTTCTAGGATTGAAACGATAAACTTGGGGGGCTTTCCCCCATTTTTTCCTTGAGTTTTGCAAAATTCTAGAGATATTGGGTAAATCTTTATCTTTAGAATTCGCAAACATCCTTGTCCTCTTTTCAAAAAAATACCCTTCTTACGCTGATTTTCCTTTCAGCAATCGCATATCCTCCGTTATACTATACAATCCAGGAGATGGTTCGAAAAGAATCCCTTCCTAAAACATACAATGCGCCTTGGAGAATGCCCAAAATTTACCTCAAGGCAGTAAGCATATCAAAACAACATAGCGTGGATGAGCTCGCCCTGCGGCAATTACTGGCCTATGAATGGCAATCTATGTCGGGTATCGTTTACCTTTCAGAGGTAGATGCATCCAAAGCTACCTTGGTTTTGGATTTTGATTTAGAACAAGATGAATCAAAGATTTCCATCACTCCAAAAATAGAATACCCGAACGAAAAAAAGTCTTACAAAGGTGAGATACTGAGCATGCCCTGGTCAGAGTATGGAAAGATGGCAAAACGATTGACTTATGCCTATCTAAAACTCATAGCTGAAAAAAATCGACTCCATAGGTATTTATATTCTGAGCCTGTTTACCACCCACAAAAGGAAGAATGGGACCAGGACATTTTGTCCCAATCCGAAGCTATGGTTTACCGATCCTTGGCTTCCAAACAAATGAGTAGAGAGGAGAAACTCTCTCGCTATGCAGCCTTAGTCAGTGGCCGTCCAAAATTTTTACTCTTCCGGTATGAATCTCTCTTAGAGGTCTTGTCAGGCAATCGGTCCTCCGAAAAAGAGATTTGGAAAGAGTGGCTTTCTTTAGACCCAAAAGATTCAATTTTTTCTTACCTCTTAGCTGAGTCTCTCGCAGATAGTGCGAAGAAAAAGGGAGACTATGAACTGGCGAATGAATTCTATCTTCAAGTGAAAAAACAGAGAGAAACTCTAGGTCATATATATTCGCCTAATTATGCATTTGCGATGTCCGAGTTAGGTGGTTTTTACCAGAGAACAAATCAAGATAGCGCCCTATACCATCTCAATACCGCCAAACTGATCTATGAGGCAATGGGCATGGAAACTTCACTGCCATACATTAAGAATCAGATTCGCTATAGTGCCTTACTTTCCAGTATAGGTCAGAAAGAGTTAGCTTTGAATGAAATGTTTTCTCTAGAGACAAGGATATCTTTGTTAGCCGAGAAAGAAAGGGCACTTTTTTATTATAATTTAGCCAGATTAGAATACGAAATGCAGGTTTATGAGTCCAGCCTTCAATACTTAAAAAAAGCAAAGGATGAACTCAAACAAATTGCATGGATCAATACTGATTTGCATTTTACGATTATGAATTTAGCGGCGGCTTCCTACTTCTCTTTGGGAAAAGTAAATAAGGCTGAAGAAATTTGGCTCGATTTGGTCCAATCAAAAAATATTTTTTCCATTGAAACCAGGCCTTTCTTTCGAAAGATTCACTACAATTTAGCGCGTCTCTATGTTTTGAGGGGTGCTAAAGATTTGGCGGATACTTATTACAAAGTGTATACTCGTTTAACACCATACTCCGAAATCCGAGATCTTAGCAATAGCGAGCGTTTGGAATTGGAAACCTTTCTATTTCCAGAAATGATCAATCAAAATGATAGCAGTCTATTGACAGATTGGGAAAAAGAAACCATCAAGTCGTATACGGGAAGATATGTCTTTCAATCTCAAGATGATGAAAAAAGGGCTCGTACCTACCAAGATCGACTGGAAGATTCAAATCTACTATTATCAGATTTGATTGATTCCCAAAAGGAAAATCATCCCACCTTATTAAAGTTAAAGAATAGTCTTTTTGCAAAGAAAAAATCTTATGAAAAAGGTGAGAATATTCTATTTTTTGATATAGGCCCAGCATTAAATAATTTAGAGGCTCCTGCCATAACTTCTCAATCGGTTGCCTATCATTTCCCAAAAATGGACGTTGTACTTTGGGAATTGCCATCGGAGGTTGAGCTTTTCCATAAGAATGTCAGTGATGAGAAGAAAGAAAAATTGTACTCTTTTTCTAACCTACGAATCTTGTCCGCGAACGGTGTGGCAAAGCCGGAAACTACCTTGGAAGATCATAAGAATTGGGTTTTATTAAATCGGTCCATTCCAAAATGGAAAGACAAAACAATCATTTTACGGGCTGCTAACTCCATTGATATCTATGAAACTTTTGATGCCATATATCCTCATCTATTGCACTTGGCCGAATACTTCAAAGAAAATCCAGTTATCTATTTCTTTAACCGAAGTATCCTCTTAAAAAAGGCAAACTCAAGCCAATTTATGATCATTGGATACCAGTCTGTCCGAGGCTTTCACCATAATTACCAAAGCTTAGATCGGAATGGTGAACCACCTTATACTTTGTTTCAATATCCTTGGGAGGAATTTGAATGACTAGGCCTGTTTTTATTTCCTCCGATTTCCAAGTTCTTCTCTTAATTAGTACGATCGTTTCCCTCATTGCAGTGATTGCATGTTGTTATCGCAAAGAAGACTGGCTCTCTTTGGTCTATCCCATTGGTTTTTTTTATTCCTTCTCCTATCTACTGCGACTTTCGAATCAAATTCTAGAAATTCCGTTTTCTTACTTTCTCTCAGAATCTGATTTCCAATTTTGGGCGCAGTCTTCGGTTTTCCTTATATTTGCATTGATCGCCTTACATCGATTTTTTGGAATTCTCTCTTCCATTCTATTTGCTTTTTTCATTAGTGTCTGTGCTGCTCTCTTATTTCCTCTTTTATCTTATTTCTGTTTTGAATCTCAGCCCATTTGGCAAGTCTATGACCAGGGGCAATGGATCTATCTTCTCATATTTACGGGAGCAGCAGTTTGGACATCGGAAATGTTCCTTCCCAAATCAATTGAACCTGAAGATTCCAAGAGCCCTAGATTCCTTGCACTTCTATTCTTCGCCTTACCGATAGCACTTTTTTCCGCGTTTCCAAAACCTTGGGATGCTGACTATTTTTCTCTTCAAAGCAAAGGGTTTTATCTAAGTATGCTCAGTCTCTTTGTATTTCAGCTTCGCCTAGCATTGCCTAAAGAAGCTTCGTTCTCTTACATGTTTCCCATACTTTGGCCTTTGAGTTTTTGGACAGTGAGGTATGAGAGCTCCATGCTTTTATTGTTTCCCTTGGTCTTTGGGTTTTCCTTCCTCTTTCCTTTTTTAGCTTTGTGGTTACAAACGCGACATTGGAGGCAACTCTCTGCAGAATTGGTTTCGGCTCTATTGGTATCTGCTGCCATTTCTGTTTATCTGCCTTTTTTACTCTCACCAGAGTCGGAGTGGAACCATTCTCCCTATGTAATGTTTGGTGTTCAAACATTGTATCTCTTATCTAATTTTTTGGTTGGTTCAATTTTTGTTGCAACTATGCTTTTTTTTCAGCCAAGGAAAAGGCCATAAAATTTCAGAAAAGGTTGGACAAGGCAAAAAACCTAGTCGATACATAAAGTGTGACCAAAGACTCCTCACCGTCTCACAAATACATAGTCTCTGATGATCCCTATCTGTCTGGGAAGCTGGTGGATTATCTTCCCAAAATCAATGCAAATATTATCTCGCTTGCAGACTTTTTCAGTCTTGATCTTGAATCTTCCCAAACTATTTCAAAAGTATTATTTTATCTCTCTCGTTACGAATTAGAAAAATCTCATATAGAAATTCACCAATATCTAAAAACACATTCACTAGTTATGAGTTCTTTTTTGATAAGAGCTCCAATTGAGTATACTGGATTCCAATCGCTCTCTATCGAGGAAGATTTATTTTTTACGAATGTACCCGATGATGCACCAACCATTTTTTTGGTAAAAGCTATCGTCAATGCCTTCACTAGCCTCCAGATGATAGTGGATAAGTTTGAACTGCAAAAGCGTATCAATATTTCCACAAACGAAATCTCAAAGTTAACTCGTATTGGAATCAGTTTAGCGAATGAAAAGGATTTTACAAAATTACTTCGCGATATTCTAACATCAGCACGAGAGATTTCCAATTCGGACTCTGGGTCTCTATACCTCGTTGAAAAAGATGAAAAAGGAAATCCAAGAAATCTTAGATTTAAAATTTCAGCTCTTGATCTTAACTCAGATGAATTTATTTTACCTATCAACAAAAAGAGCATCGCTGGCTATGTAGCCTATACTGGCAAACAACTCAATATTCCAAATGTATATGAACTCTCCGATAAAGAAGAGTTTCATTTCAATAGTGAATTTGATAAAATGAGCAACTATTATTCCAAGTCAATGTTAGTTGTTCCAATGAAAGACCACCATGACGAAGTTGTTGGGGTCATTCAGCTTATCAATCGCAAAAAAAACTTTCATACAAAGTTAAGCCTAGAACAAATGAAGACCAATTTGGTCTTAGATTATGATAAATATTCTGAAGACTTAGTGATGGCTGTTGCAGGGCAAGCGGCCGTTGCCATACAAAACAATAACTTAGTGCATGAAATAGAAACCTTATTTGAAGGTTTTGTTACGGCAAGTGTCTCCGCCATAGAATCTAGGGATCCGACAACCTCAGGTCACTCATTTCGAGTAGCACAATATACGGTTGGATTGGCTGAGGCAGTCAATTCGATTGAAACTGGTCGATTTAAAGACATCCAATTCAGTCATTCTCAAATTAAAGAAATTCGGTATGCTTCGCTTCTGCATGACTTTGGAAAAGTAGGAGTCAGAGAAAAGGTACTCGTTAAGGCCAAAAAGTTAGAAGACTATGAGTTGGATTTGATACGGTGGAGATTTCATTTTATTCTGAAAGACGTAGAAGCCAAGTTATCTCACAAAAAAATCGAATATTTGAAAAAACATGGTAACAAAGGCTATACGGAGTTTGAAAAATCCATACAGTTAGAATATGAGCTCGAAAAAGAAAAACTCCACGAAATGGTACATGTGATTTCTCAATCAAATGAGCCATCTATTTTAGAAGAGGGCAATTCTCATTTCTTAGAAGAAATTTCAAAGTTAAGTTATGAAACTACGGATGGTGGCCAAATTTCCCTTTTGCAACCTCGCGAGTTTAGTTTTTTATCTATCCGGAAGGGATCTTTGGATTTTGAAGAGCGGAGAGAGATTGAATCCCATGTAGAACATACTTTCCAATTCTTAAGCAAAATCCCATGGACTAGAGAGCTAAAAATGGTGCCTTCCATTGCCCATGGACACCATGAAAAGTTAAACGGAAGCGGTTACCCAAGAGGGCTTACAGCAGTTGAGATCCCCGTGCAGGCCAAGATGATGGCCATTGCCGATATCTTTGATGCGCTAACCGACAAAGATCGACCCTATAAAAAAGCAGTTCCTTTGGAGAGAGCTTTCGATATCTTAAAAATGGAAGTGAGAGACCAGCACATTGACGGAGATCTTTTAGATGTTTTTATCCAAAACAAAGTCTACGAAAAGATACTCAGCAAACGTTTGGAATCTTAGTTTTTTTAAATAAGATCCTCTTGGAATTCTTCACTGACTAGTTGATCAAAGTGCCTTCCTCTCTCTGAGAAGTTTTTGTATTGATCGAAGCTTGCGCAAGCAGGCGAAAATAGAACCGTAACAGGCAAGGTTAGATTATTTGTGATTGAATATTCTATTTTGGATTTGATCTCTTTTAGTACGGTTTGTACGGTATCGGCAAAGGTGAAATTTTGTTTCGGAGCTTCTTTACGAAATTTCTCTTCCCAAATTTTCGCTGCATTTCCATAGATCCATACTTCTGCATCTAAGTCTTTCCACTTCGCAAAAAATGGCGCAAGGCTTTCTTCTTTTGGTTCACCACCCAAAATCAAGTATAGCCGATCTTCTTTGGAGAATCCATTTAGACCAGCCAACAAACTATTCATATTTGTAGATTTGGAATCATTGATAAAAGTTACATTTGGGTACTTCGGCTTGGGGAGTTTTACTTTCGCATAACGATACGATAATCCTTCCATACTAATAAAAGAACTTTGGATGGTATCCGATTCTATTCCCAAACTTTCTGCAATTCCGATGGCAACCGCTAGGTTTTGTAAGTTATGGTCTCCGGGCAGGGGAAATGAATCTGTTGAGTAAACTGCCTGTTTCGTGATGATTTTTTTGGCTTTCCCTTGGATTTCTATGTCCTCTCCTGTTGCAGTTCCAAAAGTGAGAACCTTGGCTTTTACCCTTTCTGGTTTCTTTGGAAATTCATCCCATAAATGAGATTGAGTGATAAAGGTGTGTCCCTCTGAACCCAAATCCGCAATTTTAGACTTCGCATAAAAATATCTTTCCATTGTTTTGTGCCTTTCCAAGTGATCTGTAGCCAAGTTTGTGATCGCCGATACCAAAGGATGGAGAGGAGGGGAGTCTTCGAGTTGGTAACTGGAAAGTTCAAGTACAACAAAATCCCAATTTCCTTTGCAGAAGGAAGTAAAAGGCTCACCTAAATTGCCGCCTACAGCGGAATTAGGAAATTTAGCACGAATTAAGTGGTAAGTAAGAGTGGTCGTGGTAGACTTTCCATCTGTTCCTGTTATCCCAATCAAATTTCCTGTATAAAACAAACGGCCTAAATAGATTTCCGAAAGAATGGGTTTTTGTTTTTTCTCTGCAAGGAGAAGTATAGGATGTTCAGGGGAAACGCCTGGGCTCTTGATTAATATTTCACTCGCTTCCACTGCCTCCTCGCTACGGGAATCATCGTAAAAGTTCGTCCAGAACGGGCTTAAGTTCTCCGGTTTTGAACGATCATAAAGGGAAACGATTTTGCCTTCATCGGCAAGGAGCTTTCCTGCCGATTCGCCTGAGATCCCTCCACCGATCACTAAGAATTTGTGAAATGAAAGCAACTGATGTAGGCTTAAAGTCTGTAGAGAAAACATTGATTGACAGTCCTTGAAAAATCAGTCATTTTGTAAAATCATATCTGAAACGGGTGGAACAGTGTTAAAACACGAGCTTAAAGATGGCAAACTAGTAGTTTATTTAGAAGGGCGTCTCGATGTCTCTGTCGCCAACGATGTGGAAGAAGGACTTATGGACTTAATCGACAATGGCGGCCATCGGAAAGTTCTTTTGAATATGAAAGATGTTGAGTACATGTCATCTTCTGGCTTTCGAGCCTGCATTTCTACCTTACGAAAATTAAACTCCAAAGAAGGTGTTCTCAAAATTTCCAATATCAAACCTGCGGTGAAACGTATTTTTGATGTGATTGAACTTACCTCACTCTTCGATATCCACGAAACAGAAGAGGCTGCTCTTAAGTCCTTTTAAGAGGTCTATTTACGAACCCTATCTTACAATCCATCGTAAACACGAAAGAGAGAGAAATTAAGAATATCTCTCTTTCCTCGCTTCCCAAACGTGCGATTCCTGTGTATCCTTTTGCGGAAAGACTCAAGTCCGATA
It includes:
- the flgE gene encoding flagellar hook protein FlgE translates to MMRSLYSGVSGLKNHQVRMDVIGNNISNVNTHGFKTERVTFQDMISQELQGASEPKENIGGTNPKQVGLGSLIAAIDKIMTQGALQTTGKNTDIAISGEGFFIVKDGDKSFYTRAGAFNVDKNGYYVNPANGLKVQGWNSRLDDTGNKYINSAGSIEDIVIPLYSKEPARATQNVDFQSNLNASVAAVPPDATEEDIKRYINDPDPRQRRGHVTSINVYDEQGNTRQLGVEFYKVRDNVWKMRMNLEEGSQLSVDVVGTGGENTQVSGNTELEVSFTPDGKIISVSDGVDSQTTGKLQAKVSFRLPGNPTQQTFSLNLGEAGLVGGITQFSSDFTTKAVKQDGYAMGYMESFSIDNTGTITGVFSNGVRQPLARIALANFTNPAGLNKEGDTMYSFSMNSGEANIGEAGSQGRGKINAGLLEMSNVDLSDQFTDMIVTQRGFQANSRTIVTSDQMIQEVLGLKR
- a CDS encoding HD family phosphohydrolase gives rise to the protein MTKDSSPSHKYIVSDDPYLSGKLVDYLPKINANIISLADFFSLDLESSQTISKVLFYLSRYELEKSHIEIHQYLKTHSLVMSSFLIRAPIEYTGFQSLSIEEDLFFTNVPDDAPTIFLVKAIVNAFTSLQMIVDKFELQKRINISTNEISKLTRIGISLANEKDFTKLLRDILTSAREISNSDSGSLYLVEKDEKGNPRNLRFKISALDLNSDEFILPINKKSIAGYVAYTGKQLNIPNVYELSDKEEFHFNSEFDKMSNYYSKSMLVVPMKDHHDEVVGVIQLINRKKNFHTKLSLEQMKTNLVLDYDKYSEDLVMAVAGQAAVAIQNNNLVHEIETLFEGFVTASVSAIESRDPTTSGHSFRVAQYTVGLAEAVNSIETGRFKDIQFSHSQIKEIRYASLLHDFGKVGVREKVLVKAKKLEDYELDLIRWRFHFILKDVEAKLSHKKIEYLKKHGNKGYTEFEKSIQLEYELEKEKLHEMVHVISQSNEPSILEEGNSHFLEEISKLSYETTDGGQISLLQPREFSFLSIRKGSLDFEERREIESHVEHTFQFLSKIPWTRELKMVPSIAHGHHEKLNGSGYPRGLTAVEIPVQAKMMAIADIFDALTDKDRPYKKAVPLERAFDILKMEVRDQHIDGDLLDVFIQNKVYEKILSKRLES
- a CDS encoding STAS domain-containing protein codes for the protein MLKHELKDGKLVVYLEGRLDVSVANDVEEGLMDLIDNGGHRKVLLNMKDVEYMSSSGFRACISTLRKLNSKEGVLKISNIKPAVKRIFDVIELTSLFDIHETEEAALKSF
- the murD gene encoding UDP-N-acetylmuramoyl-L-alanine--D-glutamate ligase, with translation MFSLQTLSLHQLLSFHKFLVIGGGISGESAGKLLADEGKIVSLYDRSKPENLSPFWTNFYDDSRSEEAVEASEILIKSPGVSPEHPILLLAEKKQKPILSEIYLGRLFYTGNLIGITGTDGKSTTTTLTYHLIRAKFPNSAVGGNLGEPFTSFCKGNWDFVVLELSSYQLEDSPPLHPLVSAITNLATDHLERHKTMERYFYAKSKIADLGSEGHTFITQSHLWDEFPKKPERVKAKVLTFGTATGEDIEIQGKAKKIITKQAVYSTDSFPLPGDHNLQNLAVAIGIAESLGIESDTIQSSFISMEGLSYRYAKVKLPKPKYPNVTFINDSKSTNMNSLLAGLNGFSKEDRLYLILGGEPKEESLAPFFAKWKDLDAEVWIYGNAAKIWEEKFRKEAPKQNFTFADTVQTVLKEIKSKIEYSITNNLTLPVTVLFSPACASFDQYKNFSERGRHFDQLVSEEFQEDLI